DNA from Metabacillus flavus:
TATATAAACTTACAATAACAGTATGGATTTAACATAATTCGACATGAATAAGATACGAATGACTCAGAACTATTGTGGGGGTTTTAGCGGTGCTCTTCTCAAATACAATTAATTCTCTTGAAAATGCTCTCAAAACATCCAATATACAGCAAAAAGTAATCTCAAATAACATTGCCAATGCAGATACCCCTGGATATAAAGCCAAAAAGGTATCTTTTCAGAATGTTCTAAGCAGCGAGATGGATTCCATGAAGGCGACTAGGACGGATCAGAGACACTATGAATTTACCAATGCCTCCTCAGCTGGAGCAGTGATTAAAAATAAGAACAGTTCTTATCACCCGAACGGAAACAGTGTAGACATTGATCAGGAAATGTCCGATCTTGCAAAAAACCAAATTCAGTACAACGCTCTTGTAGACAGATTAAATGGCAAGTTCAAATCGCTTCAAACAGTTTTAACGGGAGGGAGATAATGCATGACCATTTTTAACAGCTTAAATACTTCTGCATCAGCTCTAACGGCACAGCGTCTGAGAATGGATGCTGTCTCCTCGAATATTGCAAATGCTGAAACGACCAGAGGCAAATTCGTTGATGGTGAGTGGCAGCCTTATAAAAGGAAAATGGTGGAGATAAAAGAGAAGGACAGCTTTTCCTCAATGCTTTCAAGGGCGGGAACCGGCCATGCAGGGAACGGAGTGCAGGTAACCGAAATCAGTGAAGATTCTTCTCCCTTTAAATTAGTTTATGACCCTGCGCATCCAGATGCAGATGCTCAAGGATATGTGAAGATGCCGAATGTTGATCCGCTGAAGGAAATGACGGATCTGATCAGCAGTACGCGTTCATACGAGGCAAACGTAACCGTGTTTAATGCGTCAAAAAGCATGCTCTTAAAAGCATTAGAAATTGGAAAGTAAGGTGAAGATGCATGATGAATGGAATTACCCCAATATCACTTCAAAATATTAGCATGACTGCGAATACTGCGGCACCAGCAAAAACACAGGCTGGCCAATTCGGTGACATGCTGAAAAATGCTATGAATGAAGTAAACCGTACACAGCTTGAGTCGGATAAAATGACAGGAGCACTGGCAAAAGGGCAAAATGTGGAATTGCAGGATGTAATGATTGCCGCTGAAAAGGCAAGTGTAACTTTATTATCAGCAGTTGAAATGAGAAACAAAGCGATCGAAGCCTATCAGGAAGTAATGCGCATGCAAATGTAAGATGACTTTCACTGTTTGCCAATGAGTCGTCATCAGAACCGGGGGAACGGAAAGAATGAATCAAAAGCTTAGAGAAATAGGTGAAAAAATCCTCCTGTTCTGGAGGGGGAAGTCAAAGGGTCAAAAAGGAATGCTGATTGGCAGTTTCCTTGCGGCGGTTATTCTGATTTCCGTCCTGGCCTTCTTTTTATCCAGGCCTAATCTAGTGCCTTTATATAAAGAACTGACTCTTGAAGAATCCGGTCAAATTAAAGAAACGCTTGACGGAAGAGGAATTCAATCTGAAATTGCAGACAGCGGAACGACAATACTTGTTCCTGCTGAAATGGTAAACAGCCTAAAAGTGGACCTTGCAGCCGAAGGGCTCCCGGAGAGCGGTACCATCGACTATTCCTTCTTCGGACAAAATGTCGGATTTGGGATGACAGATAATGAATTCGATGTATTGAAACTGAAGGCAACACAAACAGAGCTTGCGAACCTCATTAAAGGAATTGAGGGAGTCAAAGACGCGAGTGTCATGATCAATCTGCCGCAGGATACGGTCTTTGTCGGAGAGGAAGCAGAACAGGCCTCTGCTTCCATAGTTGTGACGATGAAGCCCGGAAACAAATTGGATCAGACAAGAGTGGACGCTCTTTACCATCTGATATCCAAAAGTGTACCGAACCTTCCTGCTGATAATATCGTTATAATGGATGATAACTTTAATTATTTTGACCAAAATAAGGAAAATGATCCGACTGTGAGCAATTATGCAAGTCAGCACGATATCAAGAAGGGAATCGAGCGGGATCTGCAGCAGCAGGTGCAAAAAATGCTAGGTACGATGATCGGACAGGATAAAGTAGTCGTGTCCGTGACAACCGATCTTGACTTTACTCAGGAAAACCGGGAAGAAAATCTGGTTGAACCGGTGGATAAAGAGAATATGGCAGGAATCCAGGTCAGTGCAGAGCGTATTTCAGAAGCCTATACAGGGGATGGTGCTCAGGCAGCTGGAGGTACGGCAGGGATGAATGAAGGCGACGTTCCTAATTATGAACAATCTGATCAAAATGGAAATGGGGATTACGAGCGGACAGAGGAACGAATCAACAATGAGGTTAACAGGATAAAAAAACAGATTGTTGAAAGTCCCTATAAAATAAGAGATTTAGGGATTCAGGTAATGGTTGAACCTCCTAATCCTGAAAATCCTGGATCCATTCCGCAGGAAAGAGTGGATGATATCAGACAGATGCTGTCTACGATCGTCAGAACGTCCATCAATAAAGATGCAAATGCTGATCCAATTTCAGATCAGGATATTGAAAGCAAGATTGTCGTATCCGTTCAGCCGTTTGCCGGAAAGATGAAAGCACTTGAAGATGCTTCATCACCCGCTGTTCCTATGTGGGTATATATTGCCGGAGGTGTGCTCCTGGCTGTCATACTATTGCTTATTTTCCTTCTCTTCAGAAAAAGAAGAAAAGAAGAGGATGAGTATGAGGAAGAATTGGTCACGGTTCCAATTAACGTGCCTGATGTGAATGAAGAAACAGAGTCAGAAGCAACGGTAAGAAGAAAACAGCTTGAAAAGCTTGCGAAAGAAAAGCCGGAAGATTTTGCGAAGCTTCTCAGAACCTGGCTCTCAGAAGATTAAGGAGGAATGTGTTTCGTGGCAAGGCGGGATCAAACAAGACTATCAGGAAAACAAAAAGCGGCCATTCTCTTAATCTCACTTGGACCGGATGTGTCAGCTTCTGTATATAAACATTTATCTGAGGAAGAAATTGAAAGGCTTACTCTTGAAATTTCAGGGGTAAGGACTGTTGATTCCATAAAGAAGGAAGATATTTTAGAAGAATTTCATGAAATAGCGATGGCGCAAGATTTTATCTCCTCAGGAGGGATTGCCTATGCGAAGGAAGTGCTGGAGAGAGCGCTTGGTGGAGAGAGAGCAACATCAATAATCAGCAGGCTGACTTCTACACTGCAAGTGAAGCCATTTGATTTTGCAAGGAAAGCTGAACCGACCCAAATCCTGAATTTCATTCAAAATGAACATCCGCAAACCATTTCATTGATTCTGTCTTATCTCGATCCAACTCAAGCAGGTCAAATTCTATCTGAACTTCCGCAGGAGGTTCAAGCAGATATAGCAAGAAGAATTGCTGTAATGGACCGGACGTCACCTGAGATCATTTATGAGGTGGAACAAATACTGGAAAAGAAATTGTCTTCTGCCTTTACTCAGGACTACACCCAGACTGGCGGAGTCGAAGCGGTTGTAGAGGTACTGAACGGAGTGGACCGAAGCACGGAAAGAACAATTCTGGATGCCCTTGAAATTCAGGATCCTGAACTGGCGGAAGAAATAAAGAAACGGATGTTTGTATTTGAAGATATCGTTACACTCGACAACCGCGCTATACAGCGTGTCATACGTGATGTTGATAATGAAGATCTGAAGCTGTCTCTTAAAGTGGCCAGTGAAGAAGTTAGAGAGATTGTGTTTAAAAACATGTCTGCCAGAATGGCGGATACGTTCAGGGAAGAGATGGAATACATGGGTCCTGTCCGTTTGAGGGACGTTGAAGAATCACAATCGAGAATTGTTGGAGTCATTCGCAGACTGGAAGAGAATGGTGAAATCGTAATTGCCCGAGGCGGAGGAGACGATATCATTGTCTAAGCTTATCAAATCCCGATTTTCAAGTCAGCAGACTAAATCTGCTGCCATCGTTCCAATTATGAAAATGGAAGATCCCCTTTTTACATCGGAAGTGATGGAAGAGACCGAACAAATTAAACATGCGAAAAGAGAAAGTGAACAAATAATCAGGAGCGCTAAAGCTGAAGAGGAATCAATTTTTCAGTCAATTGAAATGGCGAAGCAAAATTGGGAACTGGAAAAAATGACTTTAGAAGAACAGGCAAGGGAGTCTGGCTACCAGGAAGGTCTGACATACGGCCGCCAGGATGGGTACCAGCAATTCTCTCAAGCCATTTATCAGGCGAACCAGCTTGTTGAGCTGTCTCGTGCAGATTATCTTGAAAAAGTAGAATCTGCAGAAGAGACGGTTGTCGCACTGGCTGTAAAAATGGCAGAAAAAATTATCGCATCCTCCTTAAATGAAAAGCCTGATCAAATGAACGAAATAGTTAAGCAGCTCCTAAAAGAAGTTAAGGATTATGATGAAATCAAAATTTTTGTCCATCCGGACCGATATGAGTATGTACGCTCACAGAAGGATGAATTAAAACAGCTTCTTACGAATGAACAGGAATTGTTTTTGTACATGGATGAAGGGTTATCCCCTTTCGATTGTTTTGTAGAAACATCATTCGGCAGAATTGATGCTTCTGTGGATACTCAGTTAAAGCAACTCGAAAAACAGCTTCTTGAAAGACTGGGGGAGGCGGAGTCATCATGAAGGCGGCTGATTT
Protein-coding regions in this window:
- the flgC gene encoding flagellar basal body rod protein FlgC — its product is MTIFNSLNTSASALTAQRLRMDAVSSNIANAETTRGKFVDGEWQPYKRKMVEIKEKDSFSSMLSRAGTGHAGNGVQVTEISEDSSPFKLVYDPAHPDADAQGYVKMPNVDPLKEMTDLISSTRSYEANVTVFNASKSMLLKALEIGK
- the fliE gene encoding flagellar hook-basal body complex protein FliE: MMNGITPISLQNISMTANTAAPAKTQAGQFGDMLKNAMNEVNRTQLESDKMTGALAKGQNVELQDVMIAAEKASVTLLSAVEMRNKAIEAYQEVMRMQM
- the flgB gene encoding flagellar basal body rod protein FlgB, with product MLFSNTINSLENALKTSNIQQKVISNNIANADTPGYKAKKVSFQNVLSSEMDSMKATRTDQRHYEFTNASSAGAVIKNKNSSYHPNGNSVDIDQEMSDLAKNQIQYNALVDRLNGKFKSLQTVLTGGR
- the fliF gene encoding flagellar basal-body MS-ring/collar protein FliF — translated: MNQKLREIGEKILLFWRGKSKGQKGMLIGSFLAAVILISVLAFFLSRPNLVPLYKELTLEESGQIKETLDGRGIQSEIADSGTTILVPAEMVNSLKVDLAAEGLPESGTIDYSFFGQNVGFGMTDNEFDVLKLKATQTELANLIKGIEGVKDASVMINLPQDTVFVGEEAEQASASIVVTMKPGNKLDQTRVDALYHLISKSVPNLPADNIVIMDDNFNYFDQNKENDPTVSNYASQHDIKKGIERDLQQQVQKMLGTMIGQDKVVVSVTTDLDFTQENREENLVEPVDKENMAGIQVSAERISEAYTGDGAQAAGGTAGMNEGDVPNYEQSDQNGNGDYERTEERINNEVNRIKKQIVESPYKIRDLGIQVMVEPPNPENPGSIPQERVDDIRQMLSTIVRTSINKDANADPISDQDIESKIVVSVQPFAGKMKALEDASSPAVPMWVYIAGGVLLAVILLLIFLLFRKRRKEEDEYEEELVTVPINVPDVNEETESEATVRRKQLEKLAKEKPEDFAKLLRTWLSED
- the fliH gene encoding flagellar assembly protein FliH, whose translation is MSKLIKSRFSSQQTKSAAIVPIMKMEDPLFTSEVMEETEQIKHAKRESEQIIRSAKAEEESIFQSIEMAKQNWELEKMTLEEQARESGYQEGLTYGRQDGYQQFSQAIYQANQLVELSRADYLEKVESAEETVVALAVKMAEKIIASSLNEKPDQMNEIVKQLLKEVKDYDEIKIFVHPDRYEYVRSQKDELKQLLTNEQELFLYMDEGLSPFDCFVETSFGRIDASVDTQLKQLEKQLLERLGEAESS
- the fliG gene encoding flagellar motor switch protein FliG, with the translated sequence MARRDQTRLSGKQKAAILLISLGPDVSASVYKHLSEEEIERLTLEISGVRTVDSIKKEDILEEFHEIAMAQDFISSGGIAYAKEVLERALGGERATSIISRLTSTLQVKPFDFARKAEPTQILNFIQNEHPQTISLILSYLDPTQAGQILSELPQEVQADIARRIAVMDRTSPEIIYEVEQILEKKLSSAFTQDYTQTGGVEAVVEVLNGVDRSTERTILDALEIQDPELAEEIKKRMFVFEDIVTLDNRAIQRVIRDVDNEDLKLSLKVASEEVREIVFKNMSARMADTFREEMEYMGPVRLRDVEESQSRIVGVIRRLEENGEIVIARGGGDDIIV